In the Chlorobium limicola DSM 245 genome, one interval contains:
- a CDS encoding rhodanese-like domain-containing protein, with product MLTFNSLIDNCLGDVREIMPWDLASRMEVNPDLLLLDVREPYEFDAMHIRGSINVPRGILESACEWDYDETVPELAAARQREVVVICRSGRRSVLAVAAMQQLGFEDAVSLKTGLRGWNDYEEPLVNLTGEVVDSDLADDFFTPKLRPDQRRPTVQTQ from the coding sequence ATGCTGACCTTTAACAGTCTGATAGACAACTGCCTCGGGGATGTTCGTGAAATCATGCCGTGGGATCTTGCGTCCCGTATGGAAGTGAACCCCGATTTGCTGCTGCTCGATGTGCGGGAACCGTATGAGTTCGACGCCATGCATATTCGAGGTTCCATCAATGTCCCTCGTGGTATTCTTGAATCGGCCTGCGAATGGGATTATGATGAGACCGTTCCTGAACTGGCCGCCGCCCGACAGCGTGAAGTCGTGGTAATCTGCCGCTCTGGCCGGCGCAGCGTGCTTGCGGTAGCCGCTATGCAGCAGCTTGGTTTTGAGGATGCGGTTTCGCTGAAAACCGGCCTCAGGGGGTGGAACGATTATGAGGAACCTCTGGTGAACCTGACCGGGGAAGTTGTCGATTCCGATTTAGCGGATGATTTTTTTACTCCCAAGTTGCGCCCTGATCAGAGGCGGCCAACGGTTCAAACTCAGTGA
- a CDS encoding cobyrinate a,c-diamide synthase, which produces MDSLSLPRLMVSAPHKSSGKTTVMLGLAGYLTRQGERVTCFKKGPDYIDPMWHALASGRESYNLDPWLMGQDGCRDSFIRNGRNGTLALIEGNHGLHDGLSLDGSDSSAGVAALLEAPVLLVIDARKMNRGAAAIVMGMQAMQPQVTIAGVILNRVRSQRHGEKQKLAIETFCRVPVLGSIPEDSQLAIAERHLGLTTVGETAEAASFIDEAVEQVAHYCDMQEIRALFALAPPVRSYPDEHVSMRSEARVRIGVFRDAAFCFYYPDNFRALEENGAELVYIDSMHDRSIPDVQGLYLGGGFPESFFSELGSNRELMLEVSRRVESDMPLYAECGGLIWLSRSGTYGGKTFSLAGILPFDIGFEPRPAGHGYLNLRSCTQSPWFEHGAEVRAHEFHYSAPLTGAGGCEWQFDVIRGRGVTGQHDGIIYRNLFASYAHLHAQGNPQWAKRFTDLAAEWKARNPIGN; this is translated from the coding sequence ATGGACAGCCTCTCTCTTCCCCGGCTGATGGTTTCAGCTCCGCATAAAAGTTCAGGAAAAACAACGGTTATGCTTGGCCTTGCCGGATATCTGACCCGTCAGGGTGAGCGCGTTACCTGCTTTAAAAAGGGGCCCGATTATATCGATCCCATGTGGCATGCTCTTGCTTCCGGGCGAGAGAGCTATAATCTCGATCCCTGGCTCATGGGTCAGGATGGCTGCAGGGATTCGTTTATCCGTAACGGCCGGAATGGTACGCTTGCCCTGATAGAGGGCAACCATGGGCTGCATGATGGTTTGTCGCTCGATGGCAGTGACAGCAGTGCCGGAGTTGCCGCGCTGCTGGAGGCGCCGGTGCTTCTGGTTATCGACGCCAGAAAAATGAACCGTGGCGCAGCGGCGATTGTTATGGGTATGCAGGCAATGCAGCCGCAGGTAACGATTGCGGGAGTTATTCTCAACAGGGTGCGTAGCCAGCGTCACGGAGAGAAACAGAAACTTGCGATAGAAACGTTCTGCCGGGTGCCCGTGCTCGGTTCGATTCCGGAGGATAGTCAGCTCGCTATCGCCGAACGTCATCTCGGCCTGACGACCGTGGGAGAAACTGCAGAAGCTGCCTCTTTTATCGACGAAGCAGTCGAACAGGTCGCACATTACTGCGACATGCAGGAAATTCGTGCGCTTTTTGCACTTGCTCCCCCTGTTCGGTCATATCCGGACGAGCATGTTTCGATGCGATCTGAAGCGCGGGTGCGGATAGGCGTGTTCAGGGATGCGGCATTCTGTTTCTATTACCCTGATAACTTCAGGGCACTTGAAGAGAACGGCGCGGAACTTGTTTATATCGACTCCATGCATGACCGCTCGATTCCCGATGTTCAAGGCCTCTATCTGGGAGGCGGGTTTCCTGAATCGTTTTTTTCCGAACTCGGGAGCAACAGGGAACTCATGCTTGAGGTGAGCCGGAGGGTTGAGTCGGACATGCCGCTCTATGCCGAATGCGGCGGGTTGATCTGGCTCTCCCGCAGCGGGACATACGGCGGAAAAACCTTTTCCCTTGCCGGTATTCTTCCCTTCGATATCGGATTCGAGCCACGCCCTGCCGGGCATGGGTATCTGAATTTGAGGAGCTGCACCCAAAGTCCCTGGTTTGAACATGGAGCGGAAGTAAGAGCGCATGAGTTTCACTACTCGGCACCGCTGACGGGGGCAGGTGGCTGCGAGTGGCAGTTCGACGTCATAAGAGGTCGAGGCGTAACCGGACAGCATGACGGAATCATTTACAGGAATCTTTTCGCTTCATACGCCCATCTGCATGCACAGGGAAATCCGCAATGGGCGAAGAGGTTTACCGATCTTGCTGCAGAGTGGAAAGCTCGTAACCCGATCGGTAATTGA
- a CDS encoding TusE/DsrC/DsvC family sulfur relay protein, whose amino-acid sequence MSIEVNGATYETDENGYLVNLEDWNEDIAVKLAEGEEIDLTEEHWSLVRFLRNYYDEYQIAPAVKVLTKAIAAEQGIDKKEASEFLYGLFPKGPALQACKVAGLPKPTGCV is encoded by the coding sequence ATGAGCATTGAAGTTAACGGCGCAACCTACGAGACTGACGAAAACGGCTACCTCGTCAATCTTGAGGACTGGAATGAGGATATTGCCGTAAAACTCGCTGAAGGCGAAGAGATCGATTTGACGGAAGAGCATTGGTCGCTGGTGAGATTCCTCAGGAACTACTATGACGAGTATCAGATTGCTCCTGCCGTGAAGGTGCTGACAAAAGCTATCGCCGCCGAGCAGGGCATCGACAAGAAGGAAGCCTCGGAATTCCTCTACGGACTTTTTCCGAAAGGCCCGGCCTTGCAGGCCTGTAAGGTTGCCGGACTTCCCAAACCGACCGGTTGCGTCTGA
- the dsrA gene encoding dissimilatory-type sulfite reductase subunit alpha, with product MEGAKDASSREGHHCGGCHSEENGKFLNPTPMLNELESGPWPSFVSGFKELAERTKKPMLRGVLDQLEYSYNTKMGYWKGGLVTVDGYGAGVITRYSMIKDKIPEAAEFHTMRIQPAPGLHYNTAMMRELCDIWEKYGSGIITLHGQTGDIMLQGIEEKYVQQCFDELNEAGWDLGGAGAGMRTAVSCIGPGRCENACYDNLNLHLKALKHFVGVLHRPEWNYKLKFKFSGCPNDCTNAIMRSDLAVIGTWKDAIQIDRDEVTAWVEKKGMDALVNQVINLCPTRAISLKEGEMHIETRDCVRCMHCLNAMPKALSPGKERGISLLMGGKNTLKVGVNMGSLIIPFMKMESDEDVETFIEQIETIIEWWEDAGLDHERIGETIERVGLKQFIEGAGIEADINMVSRPRDNPYFKAPY from the coding sequence ATGGAAGGTGCGAAAGATGCTTCTTCGCGTGAAGGACATCACTGCGGGGGATGCCATTCGGAAGAGAACGGGAAGTTTCTGAATCCGACCCCGATGCTTAATGAGCTGGAAAGCGGCCCCTGGCCAAGCTTCGTTTCCGGCTTCAAGGAACTTGCCGAACGGACGAAAAAGCCCATGCTTCGCGGGGTGCTCGATCAGCTTGAATACTCCTACAACACGAAAATGGGGTACTGGAAGGGCGGTCTTGTTACGGTTGACGGTTATGGAGCCGGTGTTATCACCAGGTACTCCATGATCAAGGATAAAATTCCCGAAGCGGCTGAATTCCACACGATGCGGATTCAGCCGGCGCCGGGTCTGCATTACAACACGGCCATGATGCGTGAGCTGTGCGATATCTGGGAGAAGTATGGCAGCGGCATCATCACCCTGCACGGCCAGACCGGCGACATCATGCTGCAGGGCATCGAAGAAAAATATGTACAGCAGTGTTTTGACGAGCTGAACGAGGCGGGCTGGGATCTTGGCGGAGCCGGAGCCGGCATGCGTACGGCGGTTTCATGCATCGGCCCCGGACGCTGCGAGAATGCCTGTTACGACAATCTCAATCTGCACCTCAAGGCGCTCAAACATTTTGTTGGCGTATTGCACCGTCCCGAATGGAATTACAAGCTGAAATTCAAGTTTTCCGGTTGTCCGAACGACTGCACCAATGCCATCATGCGTTCCGATCTTGCCGTTATCGGTACATGGAAGGATGCCATCCAGATCGATCGTGACGAAGTTACGGCCTGGGTGGAAAAGAAAGGCATGGATGCGCTGGTCAACCAGGTCATCAATCTCTGTCCTACCAGGGCGATCTCCCTTAAAGAGGGAGAAATGCATATCGAAACCAGGGACTGCGTGCGCTGCATGCACTGCCTGAATGCCATGCCGAAGGCGCTCTCTCCTGGCAAGGAGCGGGGTATTTCCCTTCTGATGGGAGGCAAGAACACCCTTAAAGTCGGCGTCAACATGGGTTCTCTGATCATTCCGTTCATGAAAATGGAGAGCGATGAGGATGTGGAGACCTTTATCGAGCAGATCGAAACGATCATCGAATGGTGGGAAGACGCGGGTCTCGACCATGAGCGCATCGGAGAAACGATCGAGCGCGTCGGTCTCAAGCAGTTCATTGAAGGAGCCGGTATCGAAGCGGATATCAATATGGTCTCCAGACCGCGTGACAATCCCTACTTCAAGGCGCCGTATTGA
- the dsrB gene encoding dissimilatory-type sulfite reductase subunit beta: MSSPERKWKTIESGPHTYEEALHPVVRKNYGKWKYHEIPKPGVLMHVAESGDAIYTVRAGTPRQDTVDMVRLLCDVADKYADGHLRFTVRNNVEFLTPNKENIEPMIQELESLGFPVGGTGMCVSSVSHTQGWLHCDIPATDASGVVKSMMDSLYEEFKDMKMPNKVRLSTSCCSINCGGQADIAIVVKHTRPPRVNHDHLAMVCELPKAVARCPVAAIRPTVVNGKRSLMVDEAKCICCGACFGACPAMEINHPEHSKFAIWVGGKNSNARSKPSTMSIVAHNLPNNPPRWPEVNEVVGKILNAYKEGGRPWERVGEWINRIGWKRFFEETGLTFDDNMIDSYRHARTTFNQSAHVRF, translated from the coding sequence ATGAGCAGTCCTGAAAGAAAATGGAAGACCATAGAGTCGGGCCCGCACACCTATGAAGAGGCTCTTCATCCGGTCGTGAGAAAAAACTATGGAAAGTGGAAGTACCATGAGATCCCGAAACCGGGAGTGCTCATGCATGTCGCCGAAAGCGGCGATGCCATCTATACCGTCAGGGCCGGCACGCCCCGTCAGGATACGGTGGATATGGTCAGGCTTCTTTGCGATGTGGCCGATAAATATGCCGATGGACATCTGCGCTTTACGGTTCGCAACAACGTCGAGTTCCTGACCCCGAACAAGGAAAATATAGAACCGATGATCCAGGAACTCGAGTCTCTCGGATTTCCGGTGGGCGGAACCGGCATGTGCGTCTCTTCGGTATCGCACACGCAGGGATGGCTGCACTGCGATATTCCCGCGACCGATGCTTCAGGCGTTGTGAAGTCCATGATGGACTCTCTCTATGAGGAGTTCAAGGATATGAAGATGCCCAACAAGGTGCGCCTTTCTACCTCCTGCTGTTCCATCAACTGCGGCGGTCAGGCCGATATCGCTATCGTGGTCAAGCACACCCGTCCTCCCCGCGTCAATCACGACCATCTTGCCATGGTCTGCGAACTGCCGAAAGCCGTTGCCCGTTGTCCGGTTGCGGCAATCAGACCTACCGTGGTCAACGGCAAGCGCTCGCTGATGGTGGATGAAGCCAAATGCATCTGCTGCGGCGCCTGTTTCGGAGCCTGTCCCGCCATGGAGATCAACCATCCCGAGCACTCCAAGTTTGCGATCTGGGTCGGCGGCAAGAACAGCAACGCCCGTTCCAAACCTTCGACCATGAGCATTGTGGCTCATAACCTGCCCAACAATCCGCCCCGCTGGCCTGAAGTCAACGAGGTTGTCGGAAAAATCCTGAATGCCTACAAAGAGGGTGGACGTCCGTGGGAACGCGTCGGCGAATGGATCAACCGGATCGGGTGGAAACGCTTTTTCGAAGAAACCGGCCTGACGTTCGACGATAATATGATTGACAGTTATCGTCATGCCAGGACTACCTTCAACCAGTCGGCACACGTCCGGTTTTAA
- a CDS encoding NAD(P)-binding protein: protein MMVESNPILDYATNYRFPEFSELEGTDKIVAFGDSSHKCPIYVRQVPPCTAECPAGEDIRGYHRFLNGTDKSDDAWKSAWETIVNVNPFPAVMGRICPHPCQKACNRQYHDESVAINAVEQAIGNYGIEAGLKLPAAGTDTGKRVAVIGGGPAGLSAAYQLRRRGHAVTIYDANEKLGGMVLYGIMGYRVDRKVLETEIQRIIDLGVETKMGVRIGEDVTLEQLEKEYDAVFIGVGAQVGRALPVTGFDTIPGVTNAIDFLRNYEVLGDDIPVGKKVIVIGDGNVAMDVARLALRLGSEAVVISGVPREEMACFQNEFDDAEREGTVMHYLAGAVELIGSESGLRGLLCSRMVRKEKGEEGWNSPIPFFRYRSSDETFGIDGDMVVASIGQTTDMQGFESITGGRPWLKVDRHFRISGKENVFGGGDAIKVDLITTAVGHGRKAAESIDAFLKGEPLPEQGYREVTKVQKQDVLYFFHSDQAERENIELEEVVGNHDELLQALSKEEAQAESARCMSCGLCFDCKQCVSFCPQEAVTRLRDNPPGEVVYTNYSRCVGCHICSLVCPSGYIQMGMGDGL, encoded by the coding sequence ATCATGGTGGAATCAAACCCTATTCTCGATTACGCGACAAACTACCGGTTCCCGGAATTCAGCGAGCTCGAGGGAACCGACAAGATTGTGGCTTTCGGAGACAGCAGTCACAAGTGCCCGATCTATGTCCGTCAGGTTCCGCCCTGTACGGCGGAGTGCCCTGCGGGAGAGGATATCAGGGGCTATCACCGGTTTCTGAACGGAACCGACAAGTCTGACGACGCATGGAAGTCGGCCTGGGAGACTATCGTCAACGTCAACCCTTTTCCTGCCGTTATGGGCAGGATCTGTCCGCATCCCTGCCAGAAGGCGTGCAATCGTCAGTACCATGACGAAAGCGTGGCCATCAATGCCGTTGAACAGGCGATAGGCAACTATGGCATCGAGGCGGGGCTGAAGCTTCCGGCTGCCGGTACCGACACGGGAAAACGTGTTGCCGTCATCGGCGGCGGTCCTGCCGGGCTATCGGCGGCCTACCAGCTTCGCCGGAGAGGACATGCCGTTACGATTTACGATGCCAACGAGAAACTCGGCGGGATGGTGCTTTACGGCATCATGGGTTACCGGGTTGACCGCAAGGTGTTGGAAACTGAAATTCAGCGTATCATCGATCTTGGCGTGGAGACGAAAATGGGCGTGCGCATCGGAGAGGATGTCACGCTCGAACAGCTTGAAAAGGAGTATGACGCTGTATTTATCGGCGTCGGTGCCCAGGTTGGGCGCGCTCTTCCGGTTACAGGTTTCGATACCATACCGGGGGTGACCAATGCTATTGACTTTCTGCGCAACTATGAGGTGCTGGGCGACGATATTCCGGTCGGAAAAAAAGTCATCGTCATCGGTGACGGTAATGTAGCCATGGACGTAGCCCGTCTTGCCCTGCGTCTCGGTTCCGAGGCCGTGGTGATTTCCGGTGTGCCGAGAGAAGAGATGGCCTGTTTTCAGAATGAATTCGACGATGCTGAGCGGGAAGGAACGGTTATGCACTACCTTGCCGGTGCTGTTGAGCTCATCGGTTCCGAGTCGGGCCTCAGGGGTCTTCTCTGTTCAAGGATGGTCAGGAAGGAGAAAGGCGAAGAGGGGTGGAATTCTCCCATTCCGTTCTTCCGTTACAGGAGTTCCGACGAGACTTTCGGGATAGACGGGGACATGGTTGTGGCTTCCATAGGTCAGACAACCGATATGCAGGGTTTCGAGAGCATTACCGGAGGTCGTCCGTGGCTGAAGGTCGATCGTCATTTCCGCATTTCAGGCAAGGAAAATGTTTTCGGAGGCGGAGACGCCATCAAGGTCGATCTCATCACGACTGCGGTCGGTCACGGTCGCAAGGCGGCAGAGTCGATCGACGCGTTTCTCAAGGGAGAGCCGCTGCCCGAGCAGGGATACCGCGAAGTGACGAAAGTGCAGAAGCAGGATGTTCTTTACTTTTTTCATTCCGATCAGGCCGAGCGCGAGAACATCGAACTCGAAGAGGTTGTGGGGAATCACGACGAACTGCTTCAGGCGCTCTCGAAAGAGGAGGCCCAGGCCGAATCCGCTCGCTGCATGAGCTGCGGGCTCTGTTTCGACTGCAAGCAGTGTGTCTCTTTCTGCCCTCAGGAAGCGGTTACCCGGTTAAGGGACAACCCTCCCGGAGAGGTGGTTTATACGAATTATTCCAGATGCGTCGGCTGCCACATCTGTTCGCTCGTATGTCCTTCGGGCTACATCCAGATGGGCATGGGGGATGGATTGTAA